In Pseudomonas sp. DNDY-54, a genomic segment contains:
- a CDS encoding NRDE family protein — MCLIVFAWRPSHALPLIVAANRDEFYDRPSLPLGHWPDAPQVVAGRDLQAGGTWMGVGADGRFAALTNIRAPGTPTGARSRGELPERYLRGQLSPDAYLNELGGHLEHYAGFNLLVGDAHQLWYLNSRAATPEQLPPGVYGLSNAALDSPWPKLVRARAALQDCLEGPDQSALLHLLSDTQLAADADLPSTGVPCEWEKRLSSVFIASEDYGTRASTVVMRRADGSTEITERTFGPTGGGETIHIRLPAFSQATESQKA, encoded by the coding sequence ATGTGTTTGATCGTCTTTGCCTGGCGTCCGTCCCACGCGTTGCCGTTGATCGTTGCGGCCAACCGTGACGAATTTTATGACCGCCCTAGCCTACCGCTCGGGCACTGGCCGGATGCCCCACAGGTCGTTGCCGGTCGCGATCTACAAGCCGGCGGCACCTGGATGGGCGTTGGAGCAGACGGTCGATTCGCCGCGCTGACGAATATCCGCGCGCCAGGAACACCAACCGGTGCTCGCTCCCGAGGGGAACTGCCCGAGCGATACCTGCGCGGCCAGTTATCCCCTGACGCCTATCTGAACGAGCTGGGCGGGCATCTCGAGCACTACGCCGGCTTCAATCTGCTGGTCGGCGATGCGCATCAGTTGTGGTACTTGAACTCGCGTGCTGCCACGCCAGAACAGCTGCCACCGGGGGTCTACGGCTTATCCAACGCGGCGCTTGATTCGCCCTGGCCGAAACTGGTCCGCGCGCGCGCAGCATTACAAGACTGTCTGGAAGGGCCGGATCAGAGTGCGCTGCTGCATTTGCTGAGCGACACCCAGCTGGCCGCTGATGCTGATCTGCCGAGTACCGGCGTGCCATGCGAGTGGGAAAAAAGGCTATCGAGCGTGTTTATCGCCAGTGAGGATTACGGGACCCGGGCCAGTACCGTCGTGATGCGCCGCGCAGATGGCTCAACAGAGATCACTGAGCGCACCTTCGGTCCGACTGGCGGGGGAGAGACTATTCATATCAGGCTGCCGGCGTTCAGTCAGGCAACGGAGTCACAGAAGGCCTAG
- a CDS encoding sulfite exporter TauE/SafE family protein, translating into MEFALYLLLGGFAGVLAGLFGVGGGLIIVPVLVFSFTAQGFDPLILTHLAVGTSLATIVFTSVNSILTHHRKGAVRWPVVRWMTLGILIGAALGSVTAAAIQGPMLQKIIGVFAIAMAVQMGFSLQPKASADVPGKPVLTVAGVVIGWASAIFGIGGGSLTVPFLTWRSVPIQQAVATSAACGLPIALAGALSFAVVGWQDAHLPGWSLGFVYVPALAGIAITSMFFARTGAQLAHRLSPLMLRRLFALLLLGVGINFLI; encoded by the coding sequence ATGGAGTTCGCGCTTTATCTGCTGCTGGGTGGCTTCGCGGGGGTGCTGGCGGGGCTGTTTGGTGTTGGCGGTGGCCTGATTATCGTCCCGGTGCTGGTGTTCAGCTTCACCGCGCAGGGCTTCGATCCGTTGATCCTGACCCATCTTGCCGTCGGCACGTCGCTGGCCACCATCGTATTTACCTCGGTTAACTCCATCCTGACTCATCACCGCAAAGGGGCCGTGCGCTGGCCCGTAGTGCGCTGGATGACGCTCGGTATCCTGATTGGCGCGGCGCTCGGGAGCGTGACAGCTGCCGCCATTCAAGGGCCCATGCTGCAAAAGATCATCGGCGTGTTCGCCATTGCCATGGCCGTCCAGATGGGCTTTTCCCTGCAACCGAAAGCGAGCGCCGACGTGCCAGGCAAGCCGGTTCTGACTGTGGCAGGCGTCGTGATCGGCTGGGCGTCGGCGATTTTCGGAATCGGTGGGGGTTCGCTTACCGTGCCCTTTCTCACCTGGCGCAGCGTTCCCATTCAGCAGGCGGTGGCGACCTCCGCTGCGTGCGGCCTGCCGATTGCGCTCGCGGGCGCGTTGAGTTTTGCGGTGGTCGGCTGGCAGGATGCTCACCTGCCCGGCTGGAGCTTAGGATTCGTGTACGTGCCTGCGCTGGCCGGCATCGCTATTACCAGCATGTTTTTTGCCCGTACTGGCGCGCAGCTCGCGCATCGCCTATCGCCTCTGATGCTGCGGCGCTTGTTCGCGCTGCTATTGCTGGGCGTCGGCATCAACTTTTTGATCTGA
- the lgt gene encoding prolipoprotein diacylglyceryl transferase: MLPYPQIDPVAVSLGPLQIHWYGLMYLIGIGGAWFLASRRLHRFDPSWDKDKLSDLVFWVAMGVIVGGRLGYVLFYDLASYINDPTLIFQVWKGGMSFHGGLIGVLLCTWIFARRNGKKFFELMDFIAPFVPIGLGAGRIGNFINAELWGKATDVPWAMVFPTDPQQLARHPSQLYQFALEGVALFVILWIYSSKPRPTMAVSGLFAVCYGIFRFIVEFVRVPDAQLGYLAFGWLTMGQVLCVPMVLIGAGMIAWGYRQEPAKAPA; the protein is encoded by the coding sequence ATGCTGCCTTATCCGCAGATAGACCCCGTGGCCGTTTCGTTAGGCCCGCTGCAAATCCACTGGTACGGCCTGATGTACCTGATCGGCATCGGCGGCGCTTGGTTTCTGGCCTCGCGCCGGTTGCACCGTTTCGATCCGAGCTGGGACAAGGACAAACTCTCCGATCTGGTGTTCTGGGTCGCCATGGGCGTCATCGTCGGCGGGCGGCTGGGGTACGTGCTGTTCTATGACCTGGCGTCGTATATCAACGACCCGACGCTGATTTTTCAGGTCTGGAAAGGCGGCATGTCTTTTCATGGCGGCCTGATTGGAGTGTTGCTGTGCACTTGGATCTTTGCCCGCCGCAACGGCAAGAAATTTTTCGAGCTGATGGATTTTATCGCCCCCTTCGTGCCGATTGGCCTGGGTGCCGGGCGGATTGGCAACTTCATCAATGCCGAGCTGTGGGGCAAGGCGACAGACGTGCCCTGGGCGATGGTGTTCCCAACCGATCCCCAACAGCTGGCGCGTCACCCTTCACAGCTCTATCAGTTCGCGCTCGAAGGCGTGGCGCTGTTCGTGATTCTCTGGATCTACTCCAGCAAACCGCGGCCGACCATGGCAGTGTCCGGGCTGTTCGCCGTGTGCTACGGCATCTTCCGCTTTATCGTCGAATTCGTCCGTGTGCCGGACGCACAGCTGGGTTACCTGGCGTTCGGCTGGCTGACCATGGGGCAAGTGCTCTGCGTGCCGATGGTGCTGATCGGCGCCGGGATGATCGCCTGGGGTTACCGCCAGGAGCCGGCCAAGGCGCCGGCCTGA
- a CDS encoding thymidylate synthase, giving the protein MKQYLDLMRHVREHGTFKSDRTGTGTYSVFGHQMRFDLAEGFPLVTTKKCHLKSIIHELLWFLQGDTNIKYLKENGVRIWDEWADENGELGPVYGYQWRSWPAPNGESVDQIANLLAMIKKNPDSRRLIVSAWNPALVDQMALPPCHALFQFYVADGKLSCQLYQRSADIFLGVPFNIASYALLTLMMAQVCDLQPGEFIWSGGDCHLYANHLEQADLQLTREPLPLPTMKLNPNVKDLFAFRIDDFELVGYEAHPHIKAPVAV; this is encoded by the coding sequence ATGAAACAGTATCTCGACCTGATGCGCCATGTGCGCGAGCACGGCACCTTCAAAAGCGATCGCACAGGCACCGGCACCTACAGCGTGTTCGGCCATCAGATGCGCTTCGATTTGGCTGAAGGCTTTCCGCTGGTGACCACCAAGAAATGTCATCTGAAATCCATCATTCATGAGCTGCTTTGGTTTCTTCAGGGCGACACAAACATCAAGTACCTGAAAGAAAACGGCGTGCGCATCTGGGACGAGTGGGCGGATGAGAACGGGGAGTTGGGCCCGGTCTACGGTTACCAATGGCGCAGCTGGCCGGCACCCAATGGTGAGTCCGTCGATCAGATTGCCAACCTGCTGGCGATGATCAAGAAGAACCCGGACTCACGTCGCTTGATTGTCTCGGCCTGGAATCCGGCGCTGGTCGATCAGATGGCGCTGCCCCCATGCCACGCCTTGTTCCAGTTCTACGTCGCCGACGGCAAGCTCAGCTGCCAGTTGTACCAGCGCTCGGCAGATATCTTCCTTGGCGTGCCGTTCAATATTGCGAGCTACGCATTGCTGACGCTGATGATGGCGCAGGTCTGTGATTTACAGCCCGGTGAGTTCATCTGGAGCGGTGGCGATTGCCACCTCTATGCCAACCATCTCGAACAGGCCGATCTGCAGCTGACCCGCGAACCGCTGCCTTTGCCGACGATGAAGCTCAACCCGAATGTGAAGGACCTGTTTGCGTTTCGCATAGACGATTTCGAGTTGGTCGGCTACGAAGCCCATCCGCACATCAAGGCACCTGTGGCGGTCTGA
- a CDS encoding ParA family protein — MRRVVFNQKGGVGKTSIACNLAAVSAAQGYRTLLVDLDAQANASQYLTGFCGEDLPTGMADYFKQVLSGGPAGKKARPPITETPFENLHLIGATAELADLQPKLEAKHKITKLRKLLITLSEEYERIYIDPPPALNFFTLSALIAADRCLIPFDCDSFSRQALYGLFDEIEELKEDHNDALVVEGIIVNQFQPRAALPQQMIDELRAEGLPVLPVHLMSSVRMRESHQACMPLIHFDPRHKLSQQYVELHSCLEDG; from the coding sequence ATGCGCAGGGTGGTGTTCAATCAGAAGGGTGGGGTCGGCAAAACCAGCATTGCCTGCAATCTCGCCGCGGTCAGTGCCGCTCAGGGCTACCGCACGCTGTTGGTCGACCTTGATGCTCAGGCCAACGCTAGCCAATACCTCACCGGTTTCTGCGGTGAAGACTTGCCTACCGGCATGGCTGACTATTTCAAGCAAGTCCTGAGCGGTGGTCCGGCTGGCAAAAAAGCGCGACCGCCCATCACGGAAACGCCGTTCGAGAACCTGCACCTGATCGGCGCGACTGCAGAGCTGGCCGACTTGCAGCCCAAGCTGGAAGCCAAGCACAAGATCACCAAGCTGCGAAAGCTGCTGATCACCCTGTCCGAAGAGTACGAGCGGATCTACATCGATCCCCCGCCGGCGCTGAATTTTTTCACCCTGTCGGCGTTGATCGCGGCAGACCGTTGCCTGATCCCTTTCGATTGCGACAGTTTTTCCCGTCAGGCGCTGTATGGCCTGTTCGATGAAATCGAGGAGCTGAAAGAAGACCATAACGACGCGCTCGTGGTGGAAGGCATCATCGTGAATCAGTTCCAGCCACGCGCCGCTTTGCCGCAACAGATGATCGATGAGCTGCGGGCCGAGGGCCTGCCGGTGCTGCCGGTGCATCTGATGAGCTCGGTGCGCATGCGCGAATCACATCAGGCGTGCATGCCGCTGATTCACTTCGATCCGCGACATAAGCTCAGCCAGCAATACGTCGAGCTACACAGCTGCCTTGAGGACGGCTGA
- a CDS encoding branched-chain amino acid ABC transporter permease: MQQTTAASATRKGWNTETILIFIGIAALVLAPLYFYPVFLMKVMCFALFACAFNLLLGYTGILSFGHAAFFGGAAYFTAHAVKEWGLTPELGVLVGVIGAALLGLVIGFLAIRRQGIYSTMITLALSQMFFFFCLQAPFTHGEDGIQGIPRGHLFGLIDLKEPLNMYFFVLAVFLLGMLAIWRIINSPFGMILKSIRENENRAISLGYTVSRYKLGAFVMSAALAGLAGGMKALVFQFATLTDVSWQMSGEVVLMTLLGGIGTLVGPVFGAALVTSLGNYFATSELPVTLVTGIIFMVCVLIFRRGIIGELYASRLGHRIQRSRKD; encoded by the coding sequence ATGCAGCAAACGACCGCAGCTTCTGCAACGCGAAAGGGTTGGAATACCGAGACCATCCTGATCTTCATCGGCATAGCAGCGCTCGTTCTGGCGCCGCTGTACTTCTATCCGGTGTTCCTGATGAAGGTGATGTGCTTTGCGCTCTTCGCCTGCGCCTTCAACCTGTTGCTGGGCTACACCGGCATTCTTTCCTTTGGCCATGCGGCGTTCTTCGGCGGCGCCGCGTATTTCACCGCCCACGCGGTGAAGGAATGGGGCCTGACACCCGAACTGGGCGTTCTGGTTGGCGTGATTGGCGCCGCCCTGCTTGGGCTGGTGATTGGCTTTCTGGCGATCCGACGGCAGGGCATCTACTCGACGATGATCACCCTGGCGCTGTCGCAGATGTTCTTCTTCTTTTGCCTGCAAGCGCCATTCACGCACGGCGAAGACGGCATCCAGGGCATCCCTCGTGGCCACCTGTTCGGCCTGATCGACCTGAAGGAGCCTCTGAACATGTACTTCTTCGTGCTGGCGGTGTTTCTGCTCGGGATGCTGGCCATCTGGCGAATCATCAATTCCCCGTTCGGCATGATCCTCAAGTCGATCCGCGAAAACGAAAACCGCGCCATCTCACTCGGCTATACGGTGTCGCGCTACAAGCTGGGCGCCTTCGTCATGTCGGCCGCGCTGGCCGGGTTGGCTGGGGGCATGAAAGCGCTGGTGTTCCAGTTTGCCACGCTGACCGATGTCAGCTGGCAGATGTCCGGCGAGGTGGTGCTGATGACGCTGCTCGGCGGTATCGGCACGCTGGTGGGGCCTGTGTTCGGCGCGGCGCTGGTGACCAGCCTTGGCAACTACTTCGCGACATCCGAGCTGCCTGTCACGCTCGTTACCGGCATCATCTTCATGGTGTGCGTGCTGATTTTCCGTCGCGGCATCATTGGCGAGCTCTACGCGTCGCGCCTCGGTCATCGCATCCAACGGTCACGCAAAGACTGA
- a CDS encoding branched-chain amino acid ABC transporter permease: MTEIFGVPIQAFLGQLLIGLINGSFYAMLSLGLAIIFGLLKVINFAHGAQYMMGAFAGYLLLAVLGIGYWPALILAPLIVGLAGAAVERLALSRLYNLDHLYGLLFTFGLALALEGAFRYYYGSSGQPYAVPSLLSGGYNLGFMFLPKYRAWVVLASLLICLGTWLLIEKTKLGSYLRAATENPTLVRTFGINVPLLLTFTYGLGAGLAGFAGILAAPIYQVSPLMGSNLIIVVFAVVVVGGMGSILGAIITGYMLGILEGLTKVFYPEASNIVIFVVMAIVLLVRPAGLMGRDA; the protein is encoded by the coding sequence ATGACGGAGATCTTCGGCGTACCCATTCAGGCCTTTCTCGGCCAGCTGCTGATAGGTCTGATCAACGGCTCGTTCTACGCCATGCTCAGCCTCGGCCTGGCGATCATCTTTGGCCTGCTGAAGGTCATCAATTTCGCCCACGGCGCGCAGTACATGATGGGCGCCTTTGCCGGCTATCTGCTGCTGGCCGTCTTGGGCATCGGCTACTGGCCGGCGCTGATCCTTGCACCCCTAATTGTTGGTCTGGCCGGCGCAGCCGTTGAGCGGCTGGCGCTGTCGCGGCTGTATAACCTGGATCACCTCTACGGACTGCTCTTCACCTTTGGTCTGGCGCTCGCGCTGGAAGGTGCGTTCCGCTACTACTACGGCTCCTCAGGCCAGCCCTATGCGGTGCCGAGCCTGCTTTCGGGTGGCTACAACCTCGGGTTCATGTTTTTGCCCAAATACCGCGCCTGGGTCGTACTGGCGTCCCTGCTGATCTGCCTGGGCACCTGGCTTTTGATCGAGAAGACCAAGCTCGGCTCCTACCTACGCGCCGCAACGGAAAACCCCACGCTGGTGCGCACTTTCGGCATCAACGTGCCGCTGCTTTTGACCTTCACCTACGGGCTCGGCGCCGGACTGGCGGGATTCGCCGGCATTCTTGCCGCGCCGATCTATCAGGTCAGCCCTTTGATGGGCTCGAATCTGATCATCGTAGTGTTTGCCGTGGTGGTAGTCGGCGGCATGGGCTCGATCCTCGGCGCGATCATCACCGGCTACATGCTCGGCATTCTTGAAGGGCTTACCAAGGTGTTCTACCCCGAAGCCTCTAACATCGTGATCTTCGTGGTCATGGCAATCGTGCTGCTCGTGCGTCCAGCGGGCCTGATGGGAAGGGATGCCTGA
- a CDS encoding ABC transporter ATP-binding protein has product MNDVTPLLSVRELNAWYGESHALHGIDLDVHQGETVTLLGRNGVGKTTALRSIMGIIRKRTGTIHFDGHDMMRVPLHRAAHTGIGFVPEERGIFATLTVDENLNLPPVIAKGGMSTADIYALFPNLKERRNSAGTKLSGGEQQMLAIARILRTGAKLLLLDEPTEGLAPVIVQRIGDVLLTLKQRGMTILLVEQNFRFASKVADRFYLVDHGKIVESFHVDELPSRMSLLNETLGV; this is encoded by the coding sequence ATGAATGATGTGACCCCCCTGCTGAGCGTGCGTGAGCTGAACGCCTGGTACGGCGAAAGCCATGCGCTGCACGGCATCGATCTGGATGTACATCAGGGCGAAACCGTAACGCTGCTAGGCCGCAACGGCGTCGGCAAGACCACTGCACTGCGCTCGATCATGGGCATCATTCGCAAGCGCACCGGAACCATTCATTTCGACGGGCACGACATGATGCGCGTCCCCCTGCATCGCGCCGCCCACACCGGAATCGGTTTCGTGCCGGAGGAACGGGGGATCTTCGCCACCCTGACCGTTGACGAGAACCTTAACCTGCCCCCCGTGATCGCCAAAGGTGGCATGTCCACCGCCGACATCTACGCGCTATTTCCCAACCTCAAGGAACGGCGCAACAGCGCCGGCACCAAGCTCTCCGGGGGCGAGCAACAGATGCTCGCCATCGCGCGCATCCTGCGAACCGGGGCGAAATTGCTGTTGCTGGACGAACCCACGGAAGGCCTGGCACCGGTCATCGTCCAACGGATTGGCGATGTCTTGCTCACGCTCAAGCAGCGCGGCATGACCATCCTGCTGGTCGAGCAGAACTTCCGTTTCGCCAGCAAAGTGGCCGACCGTTTCTATCTCGTCGATCACGGCAAGATCGTCGAAAGCTTCCACGTGGACGAGTTGCCAAGCCGCATGTCCTTACTCAACGAAACCCTGGGGGTCTGA
- a CDS encoding ABC transporter ATP-binding protein yields the protein MATTRSRTAGEATASPAAGAQPRVVLSARGLRREFGGFVAVNNVDLDVHHAQVHALIGPNGAGKTTVFNLLTKFLQPTSGSIRLLDQDITRTDPAKVARMGLVRSFQISAVFPHLSVLENVRVALQRPGGLATQFWLPLRSLNRLNDRAMALIESVGLQDACNSPAADLSYGRKRVLEIATTLALEPKVLLLDEPMAGMGHEDVHIVSDLIREVARSRAVLMVEHNLKVVADLCHQVTVLQRGEILTSGDYSSVSQDPRVREAYMGTDDE from the coding sequence ATGGCGACCACGCGTAGTCGCACAGCCGGAGAAGCCACAGCCTCCCCGGCCGCCGGTGCCCAACCGCGCGTCGTGCTCTCGGCGCGCGGGTTGCGCCGTGAGTTCGGTGGGTTCGTTGCGGTCAACAACGTGGACCTGGACGTACACCACGCTCAGGTCCATGCGCTGATCGGCCCCAACGGCGCAGGCAAAACAACGGTGTTCAACCTGCTGACGAAGTTTCTGCAACCCACCAGTGGCAGCATTCGGCTGCTCGATCAGGACATCACCCGTACCGATCCCGCTAAGGTCGCGCGCATGGGGCTGGTGCGGTCGTTTCAGATTTCCGCGGTGTTTCCGCATCTCAGCGTGCTGGAAAACGTTCGCGTGGCGTTACAACGGCCGGGCGGGTTGGCGACACAGTTCTGGCTGCCGCTACGCTCGCTGAACCGATTGAATGACCGGGCCATGGCGCTGATCGAGTCGGTTGGGCTGCAAGATGCCTGTAACAGTCCGGCTGCGGATCTTTCCTACGGCCGCAAACGGGTACTGGAAATAGCCACCACACTGGCGCTCGAGCCGAAAGTGCTATTGCTCGATGAGCCCATGGCCGGGATGGGCCACGAGGATGTGCACATTGTCTCCGACCTGATTCGCGAGGTGGCTCGCAGCCGGGCGGTGCTGATGGTCGAGCACAACCTGAAGGTCGTTGCTGACCTCTGTCATCAGGTAACCGTACTGCAGCGCGGCGAGATCCTCACCTCCGGCGATTACAGCAGCGTCAGCCAGGATCCACGGGTGCGAGAAGCGTACATGGGGACTGACGATGAATGA